The following are from one region of the Deltaproteobacteria bacterium genome:
- a CDS encoding glycoside hydrolase → MRGRLNIAFYWHMHQPVYKDPFTGEYILPWVLFHGTKDYYDMVAILEDFPQVRQTFNLVPSLIEQLGDYGSGGVSDRVRSVSAMKASELGPAARRFIVERFFQASWETMIRPFPRFWELLEKRGFSCDDAMLDAAARYFTEGDLLDLQVLYNLVWIDPTIREADGQLRRLVEKGRNFTEEDKRLVLDKQIEIINRIIPKYREMAESGVVELTTSPYYHPIMPLLCDRDAALEAMPDTPLPRNRFRHPEDAREQLRRAIALHEETFGRRPAGVWPSEGSVSMEVAKILIDEGIRWTATDEEILSHSLGRAVPRDVDGRTTDPFLYRPYHISIDAKDLSFVFRDRVLSDLIGFEYSKMDGERAAADMVSRLEFCRDLVEDPEEHVVSIILDGENAWEFYRRDGHDFLRALYTALTDHPGLRCVTLGEFLEGRTRREALPRLYAGSWINHSFRIWIGHSEDNRAWDILHDARAALVGAESEARERGVYEQEKARFEEAWKTLYAAEGSDWFWWYGDDHSSMNDRDFDLLFRRYVMKIYELIGVDPPVELEVPISTGEHAFAPAQEPSAFIEPAIDGEITNYYEWLAAGRIERVHYGGAMHKESHGGGLIEALYYGFSRDVLYFRLDYREDVDPREIEWSCVLNFIRPARLRAKLEVRGAEIEAAFVRRNEEAGRWSEPEPIGLAASGDVVEVGVPFDLLGAAPGDRIWLFLNVDAGEKGAERWPAKGFLSVEVPTEDFELRNWIV, encoded by the coding sequence TTTACGGGCGAGTACATACTGCCCTGGGTCCTCTTCCACGGCACCAAGGACTACTACGACATGGTCGCCATCCTCGAGGACTTCCCCCAGGTCCGCCAGACCTTCAACCTCGTCCCCTCGCTCATAGAACAGCTCGGCGACTACGGCTCCGGCGGGGTGAGCGACAGGGTGCGGAGCGTGAGCGCCATGAAGGCCTCGGAGCTCGGTCCGGCGGCCCGGCGCTTCATCGTGGAGCGTTTCTTCCAGGCCAGCTGGGAGACCATGATAAGACCCTTTCCGCGGTTCTGGGAACTCCTCGAAAAGCGCGGCTTCTCGTGCGACGACGCCATGCTCGACGCGGCGGCCCGCTACTTCACCGAAGGCGACCTCCTCGACCTCCAGGTCCTCTACAACCTCGTCTGGATCGACCCGACGATCCGCGAGGCCGACGGGCAGTTGCGCCGCCTCGTGGAAAAGGGCCGCAACTTCACGGAAGAGGACAAGCGCCTTGTGCTGGACAAGCAGATCGAGATAATAAACCGCATCATCCCCAAGTATCGCGAGATGGCCGAAAGCGGCGTCGTCGAGCTCACCACGTCGCCCTACTACCACCCCATAATGCCCCTTCTCTGCGACCGCGACGCGGCGCTCGAGGCCATGCCCGACACGCCGCTTCCCCGCAACCGTTTCCGCCACCCCGAGGACGCCCGCGAGCAGCTGCGCCGCGCCATCGCCCTCCACGAGGAGACCTTCGGCCGGCGGCCCGCGGGCGTGTGGCCGTCCGAGGGGTCGGTGAGCATGGAGGTGGCGAAGATACTCATCGACGAGGGGATCCGGTGGACCGCCACCGACGAGGAGATACTCTCCCACTCGCTGGGACGCGCCGTGCCCCGCGACGTGGACGGCCGCACGACGGACCCCTTCCTCTACAGGCCCTATCACATCTCCATCGACGCCAAGGACCTCTCTTTCGTCTTCCGCGACCGCGTGCTCAGCGACCTCATAGGCTTCGAATACTCGAAGATGGACGGCGAGAGGGCGGCGGCCGACATGGTCTCGCGCCTCGAGTTCTGCCGCGACCTCGTCGAGGACCCGGAGGAGCACGTGGTGAGCATAATCCTCGACGGCGAGAACGCCTGGGAGTTCTACAGGCGCGACGGCCACGACTTCCTCAGGGCCCTCTACACGGCGCTCACCGACCATCCGGGGCTTCGCTGCGTGACCCTCGGCGAGTTCCTCGAGGGCCGGACGCGCCGCGAGGCCCTGCCGCGCCTTTACGCGGGGTCGTGGATCAACCACAGCTTCAGGATATGGATAGGCCACAGCGAGGACAACAGGGCCTGGGACATTCTTCACGACGCCAGGGCCGCCCTTGTGGGGGCCGAGAGCGAGGCCCGCGAAAGGGGGGTCTACGAGCAGGAGAAGGCGCGCTTCGAGGAGGCCTGGAAAACACTCTACGCCGCCGAGGGGAGCGACTGGTTCTGGTGGTACGGCGACGACCACTCTTCGATGAACGACCGGGACTTCGATCTCCTCTTCCGCCGCTACGTCATGAAGATATACGAGCTCATAGGCGTCGACCCCCCCGTGGAGCTGGAGGTGCCCATAAGCACCGGGGAGCACGCCTTCGCGCCCGCGCAGGAGCCTTCGGCCTTCATAGAGCCCGCCATCGACGGCGAGATCACGAACTACTACGAATGGCTCGCCGCCGGCAGGATCGAGCGTGTCCACTACGGCGGCGCCATGCACAAGGAATCGCACGGCGGCGGCCTCATCGAAGCCCTCTATTACGGCTTCAGCCGCGACGTCCTCTACTTCAGGCTCGACTACCGCGAGGACGTCGATCCCCGCGAGATCGAGTGGTCCTGTGTGCTCAACTTCATAAGGCCCGCAAGACTCAGGGCGAAGCTCGAGGTCCGGGGCGCGGAGATTGAGGCCGCCTTCGTCCGCCGCAACGAGGAGGCGGGACGGTGGAGCGAGCCGGAGCCCATCGGGCTCGCCGCCTCGGGCGACGTCGTCGAGGTGGGCGTCCCCTTCGACCTCCTCGGCGCGGCTCCCGGAGACCGCATATGGCTCTTCCTCAACGTCGACGCCGGCGAAAAGGGCGCCGAGCGCTGGCCGGCCAAGGGCTTTCTCTCCGTCGAGGTCCCGACCGAGGACTTCGAGCTCAGAAACTGGATAGTCTGA